One segment of Asterias rubens chromosome 2, eAstRub1.3, whole genome shotgun sequence DNA contains the following:
- the LOC117306913 gene encoding protein bicaudal D homolog 2-like isoform X1: protein MSDSDEYPETIEELRAEIERLKDELNLASQEKIQAAEYGLVVLEEKQALKQQYEELEVLFETAKQELQLAKEALDQHQIHQKKHTLQEVNREESLLQETATREADLVDRISDLESEIKTSRQDLTHTKIENERLHARHIELVMQTEKLEAAKKTCKDDIRDTKFRESRLLQDYSELEEENIAMQKQISMLKSSVVEYEAMKHENRRLTEETQYLNTHIEDLIRLREIADKQIEETLQALEAEREQKHYLKKQLDQAMIMEMEAFNNDLMNSSGLLAGDSDSDTESQSPDHPILRRMEYEFQSTNGTNGDNAHAQLSTCTGSDLYSELQSTEVQKLEQQLAQLQTEKSELSQNLEQTIGALNCLPDEMYVSGTDSEAEPLPEDLNMHQRKLLNLVRLVQHHEKKYTSALAQIAALRAKVDSQQDKLNEESKKADLQSEVDLLNDRNRHQEGTIKGLQGQMRQMNDIIIESQGHLNCTQDELINVSEDLAQLYHHVCMVNGETPNRVILDHLKATRQSRRESFRAEIASRLKEVSFDSEAIREKSNLSSGDADGNASADEGSSPASSVKSSTPVSSPSRRLQVQDASPRKMTSDPITCNNLLTTIRDQIKYLKRSVEHAVEMSRQRGNESSGSAENEDLREEVMKLKALLATKREQVVTLRTVLKANKTTAEVALANLKGKYDNEKCIIAETMIKLRNELKALKEDAAMFASLRAMFATRCDEYVTQLDEMQRQVSSAEEEKKTLNSLLRMAIQQKLALTQRLEDLECHTELQQIHPRKPAQRRHKPSKVSHPVYMQGYGPPFGLFPMPVASRYAPLALSMPHHSHLPPPHPSHLPPPHPSHLPQSHPSHLPPSHPSHLPPSHTPPPPPPTPPLQQVMLPPPQHPHHFHPPGPPHF, encoded by the exons gCCCTGGATCAGCACCAGATCCATCAAAAGAAACACACCCTTCAAGAAGTCAACCGGGAAGAGAGTCTCCTCCAAGAAACGGCAACGAGAGAGGCGGACCTCGTCGATCGTATCTCTGATCTGGAGTCGGAGATCAAGACGAGTCGTCAGGATCTAACGCACACCAAGATTGAGAATGAACGGTTACACGCACGACACATTGAGCTGGTCATGCAAACGGAGAAGCTGGAAGCGGCCAAGAAGACGTGCAAAGATGACATCAGAGACACTAAGTTTCGGGAGTCGAGGCTTCTTCAGGATTACAGTGAGCTGGAAGAGGAGAATATTGCTATGCAAAAACAG ATTTCAATGTTGAAGTCATCTGTTGTGGAGTACGAAGCCATGAAGCATGAGAACCGCCGTCTGACGGAGGAAACTCAGTATCTGAACACTCATATCGAGGACTTGATCCGGTTGAGGGAGATTGCCGACAAGCAGATCGAGGAGACACTTCAGGCGCTAGAAGCTGAACGAGAGCAGAAGCATTATCTCAAGAAGCAACTGGACCAGGCCATGATCATGGAGATGGAGGCGTTCAACAATGACCTTATGAATAGTTCAGGACTCTTGGCTGGTGATAGCGACTCAGATACAGAGTCCCAGTCCCCGGATCATCCAATCCTTCGGAGGATGGAGTATGAGTTCCAATCGACCAATGGCACGAATGGGGACAATGCTCACGCACAGCTGTCAACCTGTACTGGCTCTGATTTATACAGTGAACTGCAGTCGACAGAAGTGCAGAAGTTAGAGCAGCAGTTGGCACAGTTACAGACGGAGAAATCAGAGTTGTCACAGAATCTGGAGCAGACAATCGGGGCACTGAACTGCCTCCCTGATGAAATGTATGTCTCGGGGACAGATAGTGAAGCAGAACCGTTACCGGAAGACTTGAACATGCATCAGCGCAAATTGCTGAACCTTGTGCGGCTTGTACAACACCACGAGAAGAAATACACATCAGCATTGGCTCAGATTGCTGCTCTCAGAGCTAAAGTGGACAGCCAGCAGGACAAGCTAAATGAAGAGAGCAAGAAAGCGGATCTGCAGTCAGAGGTGGACCTCTTGAATGACAGGAATCGGCATCAGGAAGGGACAATCAAAGGTCTCCAAGGACAAATGAGACAGATGAATGACATCATCATCGAGTCGCAGGGACACTTGAATTGCACGCAAGATGAACTGATCAATGTTAGCGAGGACTTGGCTCAGCTGTATCACCACGTCTGTATGGTAAACGGTGAAACCCCCAACCGAGTAATCCTAGACCACCTGAAAGCCACGCGGCAAAGTAGAAGAGAGAGCTTCCGTGCTGAAATTGCAAGCAGATTAAAAGAGGTGTCGTTTGATTCGGAGGCAATCAGGGAAAAATCAAACTTGAGTTCCGGCGATGCAGATGGAAACGCGAGCGCCGATGAAGGCTCCTCACCAGCATCCAGTGTAAAGTCATCCACGCCAGTATCAAGCCCGTCAAGGCGACTCCAAGTCCAAGATGCCTCCCCAAGGAAGATGACTAGTGATCCCATAACCTGTAACAACCTCCTGACAACAATTCGGGATCAGATTAAGTATCTCAAACGCTCTGTTGAGCATGCTGTTGAGATGTCGCGGCAGCGTGGTAATGAGAGCAGTGGATCAGCAGAAAATGAAGACTTACGTGAGGAGGTTATGAAACTCAAAGCACTTCTTGCAACGAAGCGGGAACAAGTGGTGACACTAAGGACCGTTCTAAAAGCAAATAAGACAACTGCGGAGGTTGCACTCGCCAACCTCAAGGGTAAATATGACAATGAGAAGTGCATTATTGCAGAGACAATGATCAAATTGAGGAATGAGCTGAAGGCACTGAAGGAGGATGCGGCCATGTTTGCCAGCCTCCGTGCCATGTTTGCGACGAGATGTGACGAGTACGTTACCCAACTGGACGAGATGCAGCGACAGGTCTCGAGCGCCGAGGAGGAGAAGAAGACACTCAACTCACTGCTGCGTATGGCCATCCAGCAGAAGCTTGCTCTGACACAGAGACTGGAGGATCTAGAGTGCCACACGGAGTTGCAGCAGATCCACCCAAGGAAGCCTGCACAGAGGCGTCACAAACCCTCCAAAGTAAGCCACCCAGTCTACATGCAGGGTTATGGCCCACCCTTTGGGCTGTTCCCAATGCCGGTAGCATCCCGATATGCTCCTTTAGCTCTTTCTATGCCTCATCATTCACATCTTCCTCCACCCCATCCCTCACATCTTCCTCCACCCCATCCCTCACATCTTCCCCAATCTCATCCTTCACATCTTCCCCCATCCCATCCTTCACATCTTCCCCCGTCTCATACTCCTCCTCCCCCTCCACCTACTCCTCCCCTTCAGCAGGTCATGTTACCTCCTCCACAACATCCCCATCATTTTCATCCCCCTGGGCCGCCCCATTtctaa
- the LOC117306913 gene encoding protein bicaudal D homolog 2-like isoform X6, whose product MSDSDEYPETIEELRAEIERLKDELNLASQEKIQAAEYGLVVLEEKQALKQQYEELEVLFETAKQELQLAKEALDQHQIHQKKHTLQEVNREESLLQETATREADLVDRISDLESEIKTSRQDLTHTKIENERLHARHIELVMQTEKLEAAKKTCKDDIRDTKFRESRLLQDYSELEEENIAMQKQISMLKSSVVEYEAMKHENRRLTEETQYLNTHIEDLIRLREIADKQIEETLQALEAEREQKHYLKKQLDQAMIMEMEAFNNDLMNSSGLLAGDSDSDTESQSPDHPILRRMEYEFQSTNGTNGDNAHAQLSTCTGSDLYSELQSTEVQKLEQQLAQLQTEKSELSQNLEQTIGALNCLPDEMYVSGTDSEAEPLPEDLNMHQRKLLNLVRLVQHHEKKYTSALAQIAALRAKVDSQQDKLNEESKKADLQSEVDLLNDRNRHQEGTIKGLQGQMRQMNDIIIESQGHLNCTQDELINVSEDLAQLYHHVCMVNGETPNRVILDHLKATRQSRRESFRAEIASRLKEVSFDSEAIREKSNLSSGDADGNASADEGSSPASSVKSSTPVSSPSRRLQVQDASPRKMTSDPITCNNLLTTIRDQIKYLKRSVEHAVEMSRQRGNESSGSAENEDLREEVMKLKALLATKREQVVTLRTVLKANKTTAEVALANLKGKYDNEKCIIAETMIKLRNELKALKEDAAMFASLRAMFATRCDEYVTQLDEMQRQVSSAEEEKKTLNSLLRMAIQQKLALTQRLEDLECHTELQQIHPRKPAQRRHKPSKC is encoded by the exons gCCCTGGATCAGCACCAGATCCATCAAAAGAAACACACCCTTCAAGAAGTCAACCGGGAAGAGAGTCTCCTCCAAGAAACGGCAACGAGAGAGGCGGACCTCGTCGATCGTATCTCTGATCTGGAGTCGGAGATCAAGACGAGTCGTCAGGATCTAACGCACACCAAGATTGAGAATGAACGGTTACACGCACGACACATTGAGCTGGTCATGCAAACGGAGAAGCTGGAAGCGGCCAAGAAGACGTGCAAAGATGACATCAGAGACACTAAGTTTCGGGAGTCGAGGCTTCTTCAGGATTACAGTGAGCTGGAAGAGGAGAATATTGCTATGCAAAAACAG ATTTCAATGTTGAAGTCATCTGTTGTGGAGTACGAAGCCATGAAGCATGAGAACCGCCGTCTGACGGAGGAAACTCAGTATCTGAACACTCATATCGAGGACTTGATCCGGTTGAGGGAGATTGCCGACAAGCAGATCGAGGAGACACTTCAGGCGCTAGAAGCTGAACGAGAGCAGAAGCATTATCTCAAGAAGCAACTGGACCAGGCCATGATCATGGAGATGGAGGCGTTCAACAATGACCTTATGAATAGTTCAGGACTCTTGGCTGGTGATAGCGACTCAGATACAGAGTCCCAGTCCCCGGATCATCCAATCCTTCGGAGGATGGAGTATGAGTTCCAATCGACCAATGGCACGAATGGGGACAATGCTCACGCACAGCTGTCAACCTGTACTGGCTCTGATTTATACAGTGAACTGCAGTCGACAGAAGTGCAGAAGTTAGAGCAGCAGTTGGCACAGTTACAGACGGAGAAATCAGAGTTGTCACAGAATCTGGAGCAGACAATCGGGGCACTGAACTGCCTCCCTGATGAAATGTATGTCTCGGGGACAGATAGTGAAGCAGAACCGTTACCGGAAGACTTGAACATGCATCAGCGCAAATTGCTGAACCTTGTGCGGCTTGTACAACACCACGAGAAGAAATACACATCAGCATTGGCTCAGATTGCTGCTCTCAGAGCTAAAGTGGACAGCCAGCAGGACAAGCTAAATGAAGAGAGCAAGAAAGCGGATCTGCAGTCAGAGGTGGACCTCTTGAATGACAGGAATCGGCATCAGGAAGGGACAATCAAAGGTCTCCAAGGACAAATGAGACAGATGAATGACATCATCATCGAGTCGCAGGGACACTTGAATTGCACGCAAGATGAACTGATCAATGTTAGCGAGGACTTGGCTCAGCTGTATCACCACGTCTGTATGGTAAACGGTGAAACCCCCAACCGAGTAATCCTAGACCACCTGAAAGCCACGCGGCAAAGTAGAAGAGAGAGCTTCCGTGCTGAAATTGCAAGCAGATTAAAAGAGGTGTCGTTTGATTCGGAGGCAATCAGGGAAAAATCAAACTTGAGTTCCGGCGATGCAGATGGAAACGCGAGCGCCGATGAAGGCTCCTCACCAGCATCCAGTGTAAAGTCATCCACGCCAGTATCAAGCCCGTCAAGGCGACTCCAAGTCCAAGATGCCTCCCCAAGGAAGATGACTAGTGATCCCATAACCTGTAACAACCTCCTGACAACAATTCGGGATCAGATTAAGTATCTCAAACGCTCTGTTGAGCATGCTGTTGAGATGTCGCGGCAGCGTGGTAATGAGAGCAGTGGATCAGCAGAAAATGAAGACTTACGTGAGGAGGTTATGAAACTCAAAGCACTTCTTGCAACGAAGCGGGAACAAGTGGTGACACTAAGGACCGTTCTAAAAGCAAATAAGACAACTGCGGAGGTTGCACTCGCCAACCTCAAGGGTAAATATGACAATGAGAAGTGCATTATTGCAGAGACAATGATCAAATTGAGGAATGAGCTGAAGGCACTGAAGGAGGATGCGGCCATGTTTGCCAGCCTCCGTGCCATGTTTGCGACGAGATGTGACGAGTACGTTACCCAACTGGACGAGATGCAGCGACAGGTCTCGAGCGCCGAGGAGGAGAAGAAGACACTCAACTCACTGCTGCGTATGGCCATCCAGCAGAAGCTTGCTCTGACACAGAGACTGGAGGATCTAGAGTGCCACACGGAGTTGCAGCAGATCCACCCAAGGAAGCCTGCACAGAGGCGTCACAAACCCTCCAAA